The following are from one region of the Phormidium sp. PBR-2020 genome:
- the fni gene encoding type 2 isopentenyl-diphosphate Delta-isomerase, translating into MTVNPAESEQTQSRKADHLRICLEDDVDFQETRTGLERYRFRHCCLPELDLAEIDLSTSFLGKSLQSPLLISSMTGGTERAKRINQRLAEVAQAQGLAMGVGSQRVAVENPDLSHTFDVRSQAPDVLLFANLGAVQLNYGYGVEQCQRAIAMLEADALILHINPLQEAVQSRGDQNFKGLLDKIERLCYLLPIPVIAKEVGNGISGEMARRLIEVGVQAIDVAGAGGTSWANVEGKRAQDLRQRRLGALFSDWGIPTADCLVQVRSQTPEIPLIASGGLRNGLDVAKTLALGADLAGLASPFLKAAADSPETLNQLVDLLNSELATVLFCTGNGSIEELKRSNSLEDLKLRTAV; encoded by the coding sequence ATGACTGTCAATCCCGCAGAGTCTGAACAAACCCAAAGCCGTAAAGCTGATCACCTTCGGATTTGTCTGGAGGATGATGTGGACTTTCAGGAGACTCGTACTGGGTTAGAACGCTATCGCTTCCGTCATTGCTGTTTACCGGAACTGGATTTAGCCGAGATTGACTTAAGCACCTCGTTTTTAGGGAAATCTCTCCAGTCTCCCCTGCTGATTTCCTCGATGACGGGGGGAACGGAACGGGCTAAGCGGATTAACCAACGCTTGGCAGAAGTCGCTCAGGCCCAAGGGTTGGCGATGGGGGTGGGATCGCAACGGGTGGCGGTGGAAAATCCTGATCTCAGTCATACCTTTGATGTGCGATCGCAGGCCCCGGATGTTCTCCTGTTTGCTAATCTCGGGGCGGTACAGTTGAACTATGGCTATGGAGTCGAGCAATGTCAGCGGGCGATCGCCATGCTCGAAGCCGATGCCTTGATTCTGCATATTAACCCCCTCCAGGAGGCGGTTCAAAGTCGAGGTGACCAAAATTTCAAGGGGTTGCTTGACAAAATAGAGAGATTGTGCTACTTGCTTCCGATTCCGGTGATTGCCAAAGAAGTGGGCAATGGCATTTCTGGGGAGATGGCGCGACGGTTGATTGAGGTGGGAGTTCAGGCTATTGATGTGGCGGGTGCGGGGGGGACGTCTTGGGCCAATGTGGAAGGAAAACGGGCCCAAGATCTCCGTCAGCGTCGTTTGGGGGCGCTGTTTTCCGATTGGGGCATTCCCACGGCGGACTGTCTGGTGCAGGTGCGATCGCAAACCCCCGAGATTCCCCTCATTGCTTCGGGGGGCTTACGCAATGGCTTAGATGTGGCTAAAACCCTGGCCCTGGGGGCTGACTTAGCTGGCTTAGCTAGCCCCTTTCTCAAAGCCGCCGCCGACTCTCCCGAAACCTTGAATCAACTGGTGGACTTACTCAACAGCGAACTAGCCACCGTCTTATTTTGCACCGGCAATGGCAGCATTGAGGAATTAAAGCGCAGCAATAGCTTGGAAGATCTAAAATTAAGGACAGCCGTTTAA
- the sppA gene encoding signal peptide peptidase SppA, with protein MRDFLKNVVATVAGLILFSAIGVGGLAILLITASLQAPRGPEVKEDSVLVLDLGLNIQDSRALATPGQALQRALDGSTDKTLPLLDVLEALEQARNDDRIVAIYLKGRSGDMPTNYANLREVREALAQFRETGKPIIAHDRDWNEREYYLASVATELSMAPLGAAVFNGLSAETPFISGTLDQLGVGIQVVRRGDYKSAGETFVRSDYSDENREQLQAYLTDLWSEIIETVSEHRPLSPQEFQTIANTQGVLLPDEAASQGFVDRIAQDTEIRDRLRELSNLDEDDTSFEGVTLATYIEHLNPAQTRRGAPGSDRQIALVYAEGPIVDGEGEIRQIGGDRFAKKLRDLRLDDDVRAVVLRVNSPGGSAIASEVIKEELELLREEKPVIVSMGNVAASGGYWISMAANEIIAQPNTITGSIGVFGLFFNIEDLSENVGLSWDVVQTSPLANTQTISRAKTPEELALLERFVNQIYQRFTTEVSNWRDLSMDEVEDVSQGRIWSGVAAERVGLVDRVGGLQMAIEVAAEAADLGEEWTIQEYPRVRPFAERFLEELFGTSTQVVLPEPLESFRQQMDTQLKDISTYNDPRGLYMRLPFEIEIK; from the coding sequence ATGCGTGATTTTCTCAAAAATGTTGTTGCTACCGTCGCTGGACTGATTCTCTTTTCTGCAATTGGCGTTGGAGGGTTAGCAATTTTACTCATTACCGCCTCCTTACAAGCCCCTCGCGGCCCTGAAGTGAAGGAAGATTCAGTTCTGGTGTTGGATTTGGGCTTGAATATCCAAGATAGCCGCGCCCTAGCTACCCCCGGACAAGCCTTACAACGGGCCTTGGATGGTTCGACGGACAAAACCCTGCCCCTGTTGGATGTCTTGGAGGCTTTGGAACAGGCGCGTAATGACGATCGCATTGTTGCCATCTATCTTAAAGGGCGTTCGGGGGATATGCCGACTAATTACGCCAACTTGCGGGAGGTGCGAGAGGCGTTAGCGCAATTTCGGGAAACCGGTAAGCCAATTATTGCCCACGATCGCGATTGGAATGAACGGGAATACTATCTGGCCTCTGTGGCGACGGAACTGTCTATGGCTCCTTTGGGGGCGGCGGTGTTTAATGGCTTAAGTGCTGAAACCCCTTTCATCTCGGGAACCTTAGACCAATTGGGAGTCGGGATTCAGGTCGTACGCCGGGGGGATTACAAATCAGCCGGGGAAACCTTTGTTCGTAGTGACTATAGTGATGAAAATCGAGAACAACTCCAGGCCTATCTGACGGATTTATGGTCTGAGATTATCGAGACGGTGAGTGAACATCGTCCTTTAAGTCCCCAGGAGTTTCAAACCATTGCTAATACTCAGGGGGTGTTGTTGCCAGATGAGGCGGCCAGTCAGGGCTTTGTCGATCGCATTGCCCAAGATACCGAGATTCGCGATCGCCTGCGGGAACTCAGTAACCTTGACGAAGACGATACGTCGTTTGAGGGGGTGACGTTAGCCACCTATATTGAACATCTCAATCCCGCTCAAACGCGACGAGGTGCGCCGGGGAGCGATCGCCAAATTGCCCTAGTGTATGCAGAGGGGCCCATTGTCGATGGTGAGGGAGAAATTCGTCAAATTGGGGGCGATCGCTTTGCCAAAAAACTGCGGGACTTACGGCTTGATGACGATGTCCGGGCCGTTGTGTTGCGAGTTAATAGTCCTGGGGGGAGTGCGATCGCCTCAGAAGTCATCAAAGAAGAACTCGAACTGCTGCGAGAAGAAAAGCCGGTGATTGTCTCCATGGGCAACGTCGCCGCCTCAGGAGGCTATTGGATTTCCATGGCCGCCAATGAAATTATCGCTCAACCCAACACCATTACCGGTTCAATTGGCGTCTTTGGCCTCTTCTTTAACATCGAGGATCTCAGTGAAAATGTCGGTCTCAGTTGGGATGTCGTGCAAACCTCTCCCCTGGCGAATACTCAAACCATTTCTCGTGCCAAAACTCCAGAAGAATTAGCACTTCTAGAACGGTTTGTCAACCAAATTTACCAACGTTTTACAACCGAAGTCTCCAACTGGCGCGACTTATCCATGGATGAAGTTGAGGACGTCTCCCAAGGTCGAATTTGGTCTGGTGTCGCTGCCGAGCGTGTGGGTTTAGTTGATCGCGTTGGGGGCTTACAGATGGCGATCGAAGTTGCCGCCGAAGCCGCCGACTTGGGTGAAGAATGGACGATTCAAGAATATCCCCGAGTCAGACCCTTCGCTGAACGCTTCCTAGAAGAGCTTTTTGGGACCTCAACTCAAGTCGTTTTACCCGAACCCCTAGAGAGTTTCCGTCAGCAAATGGACACCCAACTCAAGGACATCTCCACCTACAACGATCCCCGAGGCCTATATATGCGCCTGCCCTTTGAAATTGAAATTAAATAA
- a CDS encoding UDP-glucose/GDP-mannose dehydrogenase family protein: MRVCVIGTGYVGLVTGACLAHTGHEVICVDNNEEKVKTMKAGRSPIYEPGLSEIMTGAIQNGKIEFTTDLEAGVNHGDILFIAVGTPPLPTGESDTRYVEAVARGIGAHLKQGYKVIVNKSTVPIGSGDWVRTIVLDGIAEREKSLVGSGKTGEDLVEHIEVEFDVVSNPEFLREGSAVYDTFNPDRIVLGSNSDRALTMMQELYAPIVNREVAEEKELPPVPVVMTDLCSAEMIKYAANSFLATKISFINEVANICDRVGADVTQVAKGIGLDSRIGNKFLNAGIGWGGSCFPKDVSALVHTADDYGYDAQLLKSAVEVNQRQRLMALEKLQQELKILKGKTIGLLGLTFKPDTDDMRDAPSLILIENLNRLGAKVKAYDPIVSQTGLRSGLSGVYVETDPERLADGCDALVLVTDWTQFAELDYAKMASLMHTPPIMVDGRNFLDRQQLESVGFRYVGIGH, translated from the coding sequence ATGCGTGTTTGTGTGATTGGTACAGGCTATGTGGGTTTGGTGACAGGGGCCTGTTTGGCTCATACGGGTCATGAGGTGATCTGCGTCGATAACAACGAGGAAAAGGTCAAAACCATGAAGGCGGGGCGATCGCCGATTTATGAGCCGGGATTGTCCGAGATCATGACCGGTGCTATCCAAAATGGCAAGATTGAGTTCACGACGGATTTAGAGGCGGGTGTGAACCATGGGGATATCCTCTTTATTGCCGTGGGAACTCCACCGTTACCCACCGGCGAAAGTGATACCCGCTATGTGGAGGCGGTGGCCCGGGGAATTGGCGCGCACTTGAAGCAAGGCTATAAGGTGATTGTCAATAAATCTACGGTTCCCATTGGGTCTGGAGACTGGGTACGGACTATTGTTCTCGATGGAATTGCCGAACGGGAAAAATCTCTGGTGGGGTCTGGAAAGACTGGGGAAGACCTGGTTGAGCATATTGAGGTGGAATTTGATGTGGTCAGTAATCCTGAGTTTCTACGGGAAGGCTCGGCGGTTTATGATACCTTCAACCCCGATCGCATTGTCTTGGGAAGTAATAGCGATCGCGCCTTGACGATGATGCAGGAACTCTACGCACCCATTGTCAATCGTGAGGTGGCCGAGGAGAAGGAGTTACCTCCAGTCCCGGTGGTGATGACGGATTTGTGTTCGGCGGAGATGATTAAGTACGCCGCTAACTCGTTCCTGGCTACCAAGATTAGTTTTATCAATGAGGTGGCGAATATCTGCGATCGCGTCGGTGCGGATGTGACCCAGGTGGCGAAGGGGATTGGCCTCGACTCTCGCATTGGGAATAAGTTCTTAAATGCTGGGATTGGCTGGGGTGGCTCTTGTTTCCCTAAAGATGTCTCAGCCTTGGTTCACACGGCGGATGATTATGGCTATGATGCTCAACTGCTGAAGTCGGCGGTGGAGGTCAACCAACGTCAGCGGTTGATGGCGTTGGAGAAACTGCAACAGGAGTTGAAGATTCTCAAGGGGAAAACCATTGGCTTGTTGGGGTTAACCTTTAAGCCGGATACTGATGATATGCGGGATGCTCCCTCGTTAATCTTGATTGAGAACCTCAACCGCCTCGGGGCTAAGGTCAAGGCCTATGACCCCATTGTCTCGCAAACGGGCCTACGCTCGGGACTCTCTGGGGTCTATGTGGAGACCGACCCGGAACGCCTCGCGGATGGCTGTGATGCGTTGGTCTTGGTGACGGATTGGACACAGTTTGCTGAACTTGACTATGCCAAGATGGCCAGTCTGATGCATACGCCGCCGATTATGGTTGATGGTCGCAACTTCCTCGATCGCCAGCAGTTAGAGTCCGTCGGCTTCCGCTATGTGGGGATTGGCCATTAG
- a CDS encoding mechanosensitive ion channel family protein, with product MPTEFPDVLTQFTEQEILGNQVLDYLIALGIIILGLIVIKILANVILGRIKKWLRQTDASLDNSLIKIVERALIPIFYLGLFYVALNGLNLHPILERLLDGIWAIAFTVIAIRFVVSVIQYGLILYGIKANNPNIQPTLNSLVPAIRVVVWAIGFIFLLDNLQFNVSAMIASLGIGGIAIALASQGLLQDLFSYFSIVFDRPFELGDFIIVGDFIGTVEYIGIKTTRLKSLSGERLVISNTDLTGSRIRNYKHMQTRRIVFKLGVTYETGVEQLEKIPQIIQDIIDPIETITFDRAHFLAYGDFSLDYEVVYNVNSSDFAQYMDAQQQINLELKRRFEAEGIEFAYPTQVIYHNSLQGVNQG from the coding sequence ATGCCAACAGAATTTCCTGACGTTTTAACTCAGTTCACCGAACAAGAAATACTCGGCAATCAGGTTTTAGACTATCTGATTGCGCTAGGGATTATTATCCTGGGATTGATTGTGATCAAGATTCTAGCCAATGTCATTCTTGGCAGGATTAAGAAATGGCTACGGCAAACGGATGCTAGTTTAGATAATAGCCTCATTAAAATTGTGGAGCGGGCCTTGATCCCAATCTTTTATTTGGGGCTATTCTATGTTGCCCTCAATGGCTTAAACCTACACCCAATTCTGGAGCGACTCTTAGATGGAATCTGGGCGATCGCCTTCACAGTCATTGCTATCCGTTTTGTGGTCTCCGTGATTCAATATGGCTTAATCCTCTATGGGATCAAGGCAAACAACCCCAATATCCAGCCCACCCTCAATTCTCTCGTCCCTGCGATTCGGGTGGTTGTTTGGGCGATCGGTTTTATTTTCCTGCTGGACAATCTGCAATTTAATGTCTCAGCCATGATTGCCAGTTTGGGGATTGGGGGGATTGCGATCGCCCTAGCCTCTCAAGGACTCCTGCAAGACCTCTTTAGCTACTTTTCCATCGTCTTCGATCGCCCCTTCGAGTTAGGAGACTTCATCATCGTCGGTGACTTCATCGGAACCGTGGAATACATCGGCATTAAAACCACTCGTCTGAAGAGTTTGAGCGGTGAGCGACTCGTCATCTCCAACACCGATCTCACGGGATCTCGCATCCGTAATTACAAACATATGCAAACCCGTCGGATCGTCTTCAAACTGGGGGTTACCTACGAAACCGGCGTCGAACAGCTCGAAAAAATCCCCCAAATCATCCAAGACATCATCGACCCCATCGAAACCATCACCTTTGATCGCGCCCATTTCCTAGCCTACGGGGATTTCAGCCTCGACTACGAGGTGGTCTACAACGTCAACAGCAGCGACTTTGCCCAGTACATGGATGCCCAACAACAGATCAATCTGGAACTCAAGCGTCGCTTTGAAGCCGAAGGCATCGAGTTCGCCTATCCCACTCAGGTGATTTACCACAATTCGCTGCAAGGGGTGAATCAGGGGTAA
- a CDS encoding SDR family oxidoreductase has protein sequence MRILVTGGAGFLGSHLVDRLMEQGHEVLCLDNFFTGRKDNILKWMDSPYFEVIRHDITEPIRVEVDQIYHLACPASPVHYQYNPVKTVKTSVLGTLHMLGLAKRINARMLLASTSEVYGDPDVHPQTEAYRGNVNPIGIRACYDEGKRIAETLCFDYHRQNNVDIRVMRIFNTYGPRMQENDGRVVSNFIVQALRGIPLTVYGDGQQTRSFCYVSDLIDGMMKLMNNDEHIGPVNIGNPNEYTILQLAETIQRLINPDVEIQFEPLPQDDPQQRQPDITRAKEWLGWTPTIELEEGLKQTIADFRDRLSLK, from the coding sequence ATGAGAATATTAGTTACCGGTGGTGCGGGATTCCTGGGTTCCCACCTCGTCGATCGCCTGATGGAACAAGGCCATGAAGTCCTCTGTCTCGATAACTTTTTCACCGGGAGAAAGGACAACATCCTCAAATGGATGGATTCCCCTTATTTTGAGGTGATTCGCCACGATATTACCGAACCCATCCGTGTCGAAGTGGATCAGATTTATCATCTGGCTTGTCCCGCGTCCCCGGTTCACTACCAATACAATCCCGTTAAAACGGTGAAAACCAGCGTCTTGGGGACATTGCATATGTTAGGGCTGGCGAAACGCATCAATGCCCGTATGTTGTTGGCCTCGACCTCGGAAGTCTATGGAGACCCCGATGTTCACCCGCAAACGGAAGCCTATCGGGGGAATGTGAACCCGATTGGGATCCGTGCCTGCTACGACGAGGGGAAGCGCATCGCTGAAACCCTCTGTTTCGACTACCATCGTCAAAATAACGTCGATATCCGGGTGATGCGGATTTTCAACACCTATGGGCCGCGAATGCAGGAAAATGATGGACGGGTGGTGAGTAACTTTATTGTCCAGGCTCTGCGGGGGATTCCTCTGACGGTGTATGGGGATGGCCAGCAAACTCGCAGTTTTTGCTATGTCTCGGACCTCATTGACGGCATGATGAAGTTAATGAACAATGATGAGCATATTGGGCCGGTGAATATCGGCAATCCCAACGAGTACACGATTCTGCAACTGGCCGAGACCATTCAAAGGCTGATCAACCCTGATGTGGAGATTCAGTTTGAGCCACTTCCCCAGGATGATCCGCAACAGCGTCAGCCGGATATCACGCGGGCCAAGGAATGGTTGGGTTGGACGCCGACGATTGAACTTGAAGAAGGACTTAAACAAACGATCGCCGATTTCCGCGATCGCCTGAGCTTGAAGTAA
- a CDS encoding dihydrofolate reductase family protein, with translation MLNLPTSRPYTTVILAMTADGKISDVSRSGVTFGSSVDYKHLEERVAGADGVLMGGTTLRSGETAMRVQAAEWLTARREAGKPPQPVQIVCSASGEIDPDLPFFRQPIPRWLLTTPRGAEFWQTHSGFEQVLTGGTSTDGVDFSMAFGELRGLGIERLAVLGGGTLIASLFDLGLVDELWLTVCAYIFGGSQAPTPVDGLGFARDRAPRLRLLDVERVEDEVFLHYQVRRSPPENLATS, from the coding sequence ATGCTCAATCTTCCCACGTCTCGTCCTTACACAACTGTGATCTTGGCCATGACCGCCGATGGCAAAATTTCCGATGTGAGCCGCTCAGGGGTGACCTTTGGCTCCTCTGTCGATTATAAACATTTGGAAGAACGGGTGGCTGGGGCCGATGGGGTGTTGATGGGGGGAACCACCTTACGATCTGGGGAGACGGCGATGCGTGTTCAGGCTGCGGAGTGGCTGACGGCTCGCAGGGAGGCGGGGAAACCACCGCAACCGGTTCAAATTGTTTGTTCAGCCTCCGGGGAGATTGACCCGGATTTGCCCTTTTTTCGTCAGCCGATTCCCCGCTGGCTACTCACCACCCCTCGGGGGGCTGAGTTTTGGCAGACTCATTCTGGTTTTGAACAGGTTTTAACCGGGGGAACCTCGACGGATGGGGTAGATTTTTCGATGGCTTTCGGGGAGTTGAGAGGATTGGGGATAGAACGCCTGGCGGTGTTGGGGGGTGGAACCCTGATTGCGAGCTTGTTTGACTTGGGATTGGTGGATGAGTTGTGGTTGACCGTCTGTGCTTATATTTTTGGCGGGAGTCAGGCCCCGACGCCGGTGGATGGATTGGGTTTTGCGCGCGATCGCGCCCCCCGTTTGCGCTTGCTGGATGTTGAGCGGGTGGAAGATGAGGTGTTTCTGCATTATCAGGTCCGGCGATCGCCCCCGGAGAATCTGGCAACCTCTTAG
- the bchM gene encoding magnesium protoporphyrin IX methyltransferase, with translation MIIIDEKSIVKEYFNTTGFDRWRRIYGKDEVNKVQLDIREGHQQTIDKVVAWLSADGNLSQLTICDAGCGVGSLSLPLAEAGATVYGSDISEMMVTEAQERAQAQLSDSSRVKFETRDLEEISGNFHTVICLDVLIHYPDDKMDEMLSHLCSLAESRVILSFAPKTPWLTVLKKVGELFPGPSKTTRAYQHREADILAIFAKNGFQPARTEMTSTRFYYSRLLELVRG, from the coding sequence ATGATTATCATTGACGAAAAAAGCATTGTTAAGGAATATTTCAATACCACGGGTTTCGACCGCTGGCGACGAATTTATGGTAAGGACGAAGTCAATAAAGTCCAACTGGATATCCGCGAAGGACACCAGCAGACCATTGATAAAGTCGTTGCTTGGCTATCCGCCGATGGCAACCTGAGTCAACTGACCATCTGCGATGCGGGGTGTGGTGTAGGGAGTTTGAGTTTGCCCCTAGCCGAAGCCGGGGCAACAGTGTACGGCAGCGACATCTCGGAGATGATGGTGACGGAAGCCCAGGAACGCGCTCAGGCTCAACTGAGTGACAGCTCTCGCGTCAAGTTTGAGACTCGGGATCTCGAAGAAATTTCTGGCAACTTCCACACCGTCATCTGCCTCGATGTCCTCATCCACTATCCCGACGACAAGATGGATGAGATGCTCTCCCACCTCTGTTCGTTAGCGGAATCACGAGTCATTCTAAGTTTTGCCCCCAAAACCCCCTGGCTCACGGTTCTCAAGAAAGTGGGCGAACTTTTCCCCGGACCGAGTAAAACCACTCGCGCCTATCAGCATCGCGAAGCCGATATCCTGGCCATCTTCGCCAAAAACGGCTTCCAACCCGCTCGCACGGAAATGACCAGCACTCGCTTTTATTATTCTCGGTTGTTGGAATTGGTGCGGGGATAG